A single Chanos chanos chromosome 8, fChaCha1.1, whole genome shotgun sequence DNA region contains:
- the pomgnt2 gene encoding protein O-linked-mannose beta-1,4-N-acetylglucosaminyltransferase 2, whose product MRAPGCRMNLAAVLNGLLVSVVAALLWKYVRLSEHMAQLEEELHLTRQSQELSQVRIDYHAALLALQEQGTRMVCTGKMHTDRICRFDYLCYCTEAEEFVFFHSNASVMLPNLGPRRFQPALLDLSSVEDHNTQYFNFLELPAAALKFMPKPVFVPDVTLILNRFNPDNLMHIFHDDLLPIFYTMQQYSDLDDEARLVFMEGWGEGVHFDLYRLLSSKQPLLKEQLKNFGKLMCFTRSYVGLSKMTTWYQYGFVQPQGPKANILVSGNEIRQFASIMMERMNISAGEKTEEDDYIVVFSRSTNRLILNEAELILALAQEFQMRTITVSLDEQSFASIIQIISGASMLVSMHGAQLITSMFLPRGAAVIELFPYAVNPEHYTPYKTLASLPGMDLQYVAWRNTIGENSVAYPDRPWDQGGIAHLEKEEQDRIMASKEVPRHLCCRNPEWLFRIYQDTVVDVPSFLDVLRESLKGKPSLKKTKATSTVHPGRVREPKCQTSVQATNEAKLTVSWQIPWNLKYLKVREVKYEVWIQEQGENTYMPYILPHQNYTFSENIKPFTTYLVWVRCIFNKNLLGPFADVLLCKT is encoded by the coding sequence ATGCGTGCGCCCGGCTGTAGGATGAACCTGGCAGCAGTGCTCAACGGCCTGCTGGTGTCAGTGGTAGCTGCCCTGCTATGGAAGTACGTCCGTCTGAGCGAACACATGGCCCAGCTGGAGGAAGAGTTACACCTAACGCGCCAGTCCCAGGAACTTTCCCAAGTACGCATCGACTACCACGCTGCCCTGCTGGCCCTCCAGGAGCAGGGAACGCGCATGGTTTGCACTGGCAAGATGCACACCGACCGGATCTGCCGCTTCGACTACCTCTGCTACTGCACGGAGGCGGAGGAGTTTGTGTTCTTCCACAGTAACGCCTCAGTCATGCTGCCCAACCTGGGCCCTCGCCGTTTTCAACCCGCCTTACTTGACTTGTCCTCAGTGGAAGACCATAACACGCAGTATTTCAACTTCCTGGAGCTGCCCGCAGCCGCCCTCAAGTTCATGCCCAAGCCCGTGTTCGTGCCCGACGTTACCCTGATCCTGAACCGTTTCAACCCCGACAACCTCATGCACATCTTCCATGACGACCTCCTCCCTATTTTCTACACCATGCAGCAGTACTCGGATCTGGACGATGAGGCGCGGCTGGTCTTTATGGAGGGTTGGGGTGAAGGGGTCCACTTTGACCTGTACCGGTTGCTCAGCAGCAAACAGCCTCTCCTCAAGGAGCAACTGAAGAACTTTGGCAAGCTCATGTGCTTCACCAGATCCTATGTGGGGTTATCAAAGATGACCACGTGGTACCAGTATGGATTCGTGCAGCCCCAAGGCCCTAAAGCCAACATCCTCGTGTCAGGGAATGAGATTCGTCAGTTTGCCTCTATCATGATGGAAAGGATGAACATTTctgcaggagagaaaacagaggaggacgATTACATAGTGGTTTTCAGTCGCTCTACCAATCGGCTAATCCTCAACGAAGCGGAGCTGATCCTGGCTCTCGCACAAGAGTTTCAGATGAGGaccatcactgtgtctctgGATGAGCAGTCGTTTGCCAGCATAATCCAGATTATCAGCGGGGCATCGATGTTGGTCAGCATGCATGGGGCCCAACTGATAACCTCCATGTTCCTGCCCAGAGGGGCTGCTGTGATTGAGCTCTTCCCCTATGCAGTTAACCCAGAACACTACACACCATACAAGACCCTCGCCTCTTTGCCAGGCATGGACCTCCAGTACGTTGCATGGAGAAACACAATAGGAGAGAACTCGGTGGCTTACCCTGACCGTCCTTGGGACCAGGGTGGCATCGCACATCTGGAGAAAGAAGAGCAGGACCGAATAATGGCCAGCAAGGAGGTCCCTCGGCACCTGTGTTGCCGTAACCCAGAATGGCTGTTCCGGATCTACCAGGACACTGTTGTGGACGTCCCCTCCTTCTTGGATGTCCTCAGAGAAAGTCTGAAGGGCAAGCCTAGCCTTAAAAAGACCAAGGCTACCAGCACAGTTCATCCCGGTCGAGTTCGAGAGCCCAAGTGCCAGACATCTGTGCAAGCCACCAACGAGGCCAAGCTGACAGTGTCGTGGCAGATCCCTTGGAATCTCAAGTACCTGAAAGTTCGAGAGGTCAAATACGAAGTGTGGATTCAGGAGCAAGGAGAGAATACTTACATGCCTTACATTCTGCCCCATCAGAACTACACCTTCTCAGAGAACATAAAGCCCTTTACCACGTACCTAGTGTGGGTGCGCTGCATCTTCAACAAAAACCTTTTAGGTCCATTTGCAGATGTTCTCCTGTGCAAAACCTGA